A DNA window from Camelina sativa cultivar DH55 chromosome 17, Cs, whole genome shotgun sequence contains the following coding sequences:
- the LOC104759886 gene encoding uncharacterized protein LOC104759886 translates to MASEKNPGTVAYLELDPLKNFKYVFIAFGQSIRGFSLMRRVIAVDGTFLKGKYKGTLLAATAQDGDFNLYPIAFTIVDSENDIAWNWFFRYLLTIIPDAPDLVFVSDHAQSIEKAISELYLASHHGTCKFHRKNNIKVKFRSKSFLSLVESAANAFTFHEFEGVFRDIQNSNPKLAKYLEEADFKKWARCYAPSNRYNIMTTNIVESLNSMLKDPRELPVISLLETIRDNPYNMVS, encoded by the coding sequence ATGGCAAGTGAAAAAAATCCAGGAACAGTTGCTTACCTTGAGTTGGATCCTTTGAAGAATTTCAAATACGTATTCATCGCATTTGGCCAGTCGATTAGAGGTTTTTCTTTAATGAGAAGAGTGATTGCTGTTGATGGTACATTCCTAAAAGGAAAGTATAAGGGAACTTTGCTAGCAGCTACTGCACAAGATGGAGATTTTAACTTATACCCAATAGCATTTACCATTGTTGATTCAGAAAATGATATTGCATGGAATTGGTTCTTTAGGTATTTGCTCACTATCATCCCTGATGCACCGGATTTGGTATTTGTTTCTGACCATGCTCAATCCATTGAAAAAGCAATCTCAGAATTGTATCTAGCATCCCATCATGGCACTTGCAAATTTCATCGCAAAAACAACATCAAGGTAAAGTTTAGGAGTAAAAGCTTCTTGTCTCTTGTCGAATCAGCAGCTAATGCTTTTACATTTCATGAGTTTGAAGGTGTTTTTAGGGATATACAGAATTCTAATCCAAAACTGGCCAAATATTTAGAAGAGGCTGATTTCAAGAAGTGGGCTCGTTGTTATGCACCATCTAACCGCTACAATATTATGACAACCAACATTGTTGAGTCATTGAATTCTATGTTAAAGGATCCTCGGGAGCTTCCAGTGATTTCACTTCTTGAGACAATCAGGGATAACCCTTACAACATGGTTTCATGA
- the LOC104758309 gene encoding transcription factor bHLH95-like gives MSIQFNMTNAQELVQEGFVWGISNSDDSGGGCGKIEKSPPLQPSHPSSEIQTDTVRKVAKGKKRAKRSDENDVEESPDHEIHIWTERERRKKMRDMFAKLHALLPQLPPKADKSTIVDEAVSSIKSLEQTLQKLQMQKLEKLHYSSASTSTIPTFAYGPSSSSSPTTTLPTPLSNHPQILTVGAAVEDSYSRAAFLADQISSSSAVAVNMPYPCNDPIVAFDTWSSRNVVLNICGNEAFFNLCVAKGKSGVFTSVCYLFEKYNLEVLFANVSSNVFGSTYMIQAQVNPIYANQLLGNGVGVGEIFKQVAQELVLYFSSP, from the exons ATGAGCATTCAATTCAATATGACTAATGCTCAAGAGTTGGTGCAAGAGGGATTTGTGTGGGGGATATCCAATTCTGATGATTCGGGAGGCGGTTGCGGAAAAATCGAGAAATCACCTCCGTTGCAGCCTTCTCATCCGTCATCAGAAATCCAGACTGATACGGTTAGAAAGGTtgcaaaaggaaagaaaagggCGAAAAGAAGTGATGAAAATGATGTAGAAGAATCACCTGATCATGAAATACATATATGGACTGAGAGAGAAAGGAGGAAAAAGATGAGGGACATGTTTGCTAAACTACATGCTTTGCTTCCCCAACTTCCTCCTAAG GCAGACAAATCAACAATTGTGGATGAAGCGGTGAGTTCCATCAAATCCCTTGAACAAACTCTACAAAAGCTCCAAATGCAAAAGCTCGAGAAACTTCACTACTCTTCTGCCTCAACAAGCACAATTCCAACTTTTGCTTATGGTCCATCTTCATCCTCCTCTCCTACAACAACTCTCCCCACCCCACTATCAAACCATCCCCAAATCCTTACTGTAGGTGCCGCTGTAGAAGATTCTTACTCTCGTGCAGCTTTCTTGGCCGATCAGATATCTTCTTCCAGCGCTGTTGCTGTTAACATGCCTTACCCTTGTAATGATCCGATCGTGGCTTTTGATACTTGGTCTTCACGCAACGTTGTGCTGAATATTTGTGGTAATGAAGCTTTCTTCAATTTGTGTGTCGCTAAGGGCAAATCAGGGGTTTTCACTTCGGTTTGTTACTTGTTTGAGAAGTATAACTTGGAGGTTTTGTTTGCTAATGTCTCCTCTAACGTTTTTGGGAGCACCTACATGATCCAAGCACAG GTAAATCCGATTTATGCAAATCAGCTATTGGGAAATGGGGTTGGAGTAGGGGAGATTTTCAAGCAAGTTGCTCAAGAACTGGTGTTGTATTTTTCATCTCCATAA